The Thunnus thynnus chromosome 13, fThuThy2.1, whole genome shotgun sequence genome segment caaaaattgctacacagattttaaaaggaaaataaactaACCCTTGTAATTATTCCTAATACTTTGTAAATGTAATTCAGATTCTGATCTTCATGCCTACAACAAAATTCTTAAATCACCAAAAAGGCACATTGTTAGTTTACCAGGAAATCAAAGTGGAgaccaattaattaattagtccGTCCTGTCTTCTTTTCCCAGAGACAAAGGTAGCTTAcctaaagacataaaaatgaagCAACTAGTCCaatttgtgatcatttttacacaaatatttcAGGGTTTCGTCGAGTTAATGACACTCTTAAAGGATGGGTTTGCAATTTTTCACTTCTGCCTTACAACAACAGTCAGGCTCCCAAATGACTGCTGACAGAGGTTTTTCTCGCTGTAttcactcctcctgttcatactggctattcaAAGATCCTCTtcatgtgctttcaatgtaagtgatgggggcaaaaatctacagtcctccttctgtgcaaaaatatatttaaaagtttatctgaagctaatatgaaacttcagccgtccaaatgagacaaatcaactagatatctttcaacattacagtctttttagtgccaaagtccctctttttgttactatactcccaccacagctcaacagggaaacactgtccgaggaaacacaaagagggaatttgatgctaaaaatactgtaaatatggcagatgtccacttgatatgactaactcagactgctgaagcctcagaTCAACTTTccaatgcatttttgcacaaaatgacagtgTGGACACactttggcctccatcacttccattgaaagcacatttgaagaggatcttcGAATAGCCAgtacgaacaggaggaatgattacagcaagaaaaacctctgTCAGCGGTCATTTGGGaacctggctgttgttttaagacacacttgaaaaattgtgaacctgtcctttaagtctTTGTCGTGTTTATGATACAGAATAAAATTGGGAGTTAACTTTCCATTTCTCCTCACACAGCTTGCTTGTATTTTCCTTATACATACTTTTGAATCTGTCAACATTAATATCAAGATTAACAACACCAGTTCTTGATTGTGCaactgaaatgttttacttCCAGATAAGTGTGATTGTTGTAAAATCTGATCAACAAGGGACCCGATTCCAAcctcaaaagtaaaaaaaacaaacaaaaaagtactCTAAAGTTAATGAGCGGAAACAAAACTTTGCATACTTCACAGAGTACAGTCTCCTGTTATCTTCATTCATTATCCTCATGGAGTGTTACAACTTGTTTTAGACCAACAGTTCTGTGGGGGAAAGTTAACAAAAGATCAGGGAGAGATCAAGACCCCCAACTGGCCTGACAAGAAATACCCAGCAGGAACCAGCTGCTCCTGGCTTATCACAGTGGAACCTGATATGGTCTGCAGCACACTCACTACCAGCATGCAAGCATTTTATTTCAAGGAGAACTGCTCTGCAAGTACccattttaatgaatatttccatttctgtttgGGAACCAGGTAATCCTAGTAACGTTTGATAAGTTTGCCTTGGAGGCTGACACCTACTGTCGGTTTGACTACGTGGCATTCTTCAACGGCGGAGAGAAAGATGATTCTCGCCTGATTGGAAAATACTGTGGCGATAACACCCCACAGTAAGTGACAAATATTTTTTGGACCTTTGGAGTAGTTTTAAATCAACTTTCCAGCTCATTGTCTCCCTGTCTCCTCTGCAGGCCCATTATCACTAGTGGCAACGTCCTACTGGTCCAGTTTGTGTCTGACCTCAGTGTGATATCTGATGGATTCATGGCCCAATATACCAGTGTCCCACGTGGTACTCAGATACCAATAGTTAACTCAGGAGCTGGTACGAGGACCATCCCTTCAAAACCTGCCGTCAAACCCGCTGCACCTAAAGGCCCCATCCCCACTCCCAAATATGAGCCCACTGAGAGACCTAAACCAGTCAAGCCCACGAGAGGCCGTGGACCAGGCACCACTGGCCAGGACAGGAGGGTGCCTGTCACAAGACCAAACGGAAAGAAGCCTGGTGGGTGAAGTTACTGTATGTGAACActatatttgtgtgtaaatgcacaGAAGATGTTTAAATCTGaatcatgtttatgtttttagtcCCTCAAAATCCACTGTGTGCCAAAGCCTGTAAAAGAGATGGAACCATAAAGAACAGTTTCTGCACCAGTGAATTTGGTAAGTTTCCTACCGTTCACATATAGGACAAGTAACCAATCAAATGTTGCGTTCTGACTGAGCCCTCCTTCCTCCAGTGATAACCGGGAAGGTGACCTCCATGGCCCCCGGGCCCCGTGGCACTCTTCATGTTAGCGTCTCCATCATTAAGACCTACAAAACAGGCCGGCTAACAATCACACAAGTTGGAGAAACTATGGCGGTGAAGCTGGTGTCACAGTGCAAGAAGTGCCCGTTGTTCCGCAGAGGTATGGATGTCTTAGactcacactctcacatacACAGATCATTAATGTAATACTGATCAATCTCtctggttgtttttatttctttatttataggTGGAAACTACATTATCATGGGACAAGTGGATGAAGAGGGACGTGGTACTCTGGTACCTGGTGCATTCACAGCTCCATACAAAGCCCCACATCACAAATTATTAGTGAATATCAACAACAAACCCTGTTAACCTCACAAGACTGCCCAGGCCAGGAAATC includes the following:
- the pcolcea gene encoding procollagen C-endopeptidase enhancer a, giving the protein MEPKEPLGLREICISVHLFIHSRILYPLPFFPSHSFSPPILSKQPLPPPPPPPPSPLQSFTSCLLLQSPFSAIVCCCVARCIMMHRGCMWGLSLFLSLSLGWTKAQDTNYTRPVFHCGGDLVADSGFVGSEGFPSFYKPNSKCTWRITVPEGNVVMLSFRIFDLEADSQCRYDYLDVYNGQTNLVQKLGRFCGTFRPGALISTTNTMMLEMVSDSETQGRGFVAYFSGAKPYVDDQQFCGGKLTKDQGEIKTPNWPDKKYPAGTSCSWLITVEPDMVILVTFDKFALEADTYCRFDYVAFFNGGEKDDSRLIGKYCGDNTPQPIITSGNVLLVQFVSDLSVISDGFMAQYTSVPRGTQIPIVNSGAGTRTIPSKPAVKPAAPKGPIPTPKYEPTERPKPVKPTRGRGPGTTGQDRRVPVTRPNGKKPVPQNPLCAKACKRDGTIKNSFCTSEFVITGKVTSMAPGPRGTLHVSVSIIKTYKTGRLTITQVGETMAVKLVSQCKKCPLFRRGGNYIIMGQVDEEGRGTLVPGAFTAPYKAPHHKLLVNINNKPC